In Dolichospermum flos-aquae CCAP 1403/13F, the following proteins share a genomic window:
- a CDS encoding DUF2887 domain-containing protein → MRRDTLFYQLFKQFPGLIFELVDQKPPEAGEYQFDSIEVKETAFRIDGVFLPPDHANPKIAFFAEVQFQEDKDLYHRFFTEIMTFLYRHKVRYDNWFGVIIFPSRSLEPSNYLIHDVLVDSYKVKRIYLDELGDLEEQSLGIGLMLLTNTPENKAKEAAKTLLKKAQNTEVDNLEKQAIIDLVTKIMTYKFDKLTREEVEAMLLGPITEEPRAIREWKELGAKQGAKQEAVSLVMRLLNRRFGNVSDVLLPKIEQFSIEKIETLAEDLLDFSVLTDLENWLQQNQP, encoded by the coding sequence ATGCGTCGAGATACCCTTTTTTATCAGCTATTTAAACAATTTCCCGGTTTAATCTTTGAACTGGTAGATCAAAAACCACCAGAAGCAGGAGAATATCAATTTGATTCTATAGAAGTCAAAGAGACAGCATTTAGAATTGATGGCGTATTTCTACCACCTGATCATGCTAATCCCAAAATAGCATTTTTCGCTGAAGTACAATTTCAAGAAGATAAAGATTTGTATCATCGGTTCTTCACTGAAATCATGACTTTTCTCTATCGTCATAAAGTTAGGTATGACAACTGGTTTGGAGTCATCATTTTTCCATCACGCAGTTTAGAACCGTCTAATTACCTCATTCATGATGTATTGGTAGATAGTTACAAAGTCAAGAGAATATATCTTGATGAATTAGGAGATTTAGAGGAACAATCTCTAGGAATAGGGTTAATGTTATTAACCAATACTCCTGAAAATAAAGCCAAAGAAGCCGCTAAAACTTTACTAAAAAAAGCCCAAAATACGGAGGTAGACAATCTAGAAAAACAAGCGATAATAGATTTAGTTACGAAAATCATGACTTACAAATTCGACAAATTAACTAGAGAGGAAGTAGAAGCCATGTTATTAGGACCAATTACAGAAGAACCCAGAGCAATTAGAGAATGGAAAGAACTAGGAGCAAAACAGGGAGCAAAACAAGAAGCGGTATCACTGGTTATGCGACTTTTAAACCGTCGATTTGGTAACGTTTCTGATGTTTTATTGCCAAAAATTGAACAGTTTTCTATAGAAAAGATAGAAACATTAGCTGAAGATTTGTTAGATTTTTCTGTGTTGACAGATTTAGAGAATTGGTTGCAACAAAATCAACCATAA
- a CDS encoding DMT family transporter: protein MGRFEKRPENPRIRGELSRAAENALWDVVEDLENLQQNLLRSLQEDVKRLEIEKTRLSTDIQKLIEEKEQLQQSRQITEQQVLIRQLAEVLAKHISSQLQSSLKTLATQAVEYNPSDLVTLQNAQINNNTVNEIGQNVTNMLDSLDDKVTIAFNSLLQELKNYQGDLSQQLSRMYSQQQQGEAILAEFVNRLRSEVEKNRDANSLKLITGGPPTVLQLADSLRGEAITHQNGNGEKSSQKIIVEPVTLIPHQSPQGDSTSAANAVILSSPTEKSPKPSSFVNPDLPAIPENKTPEPSSFVNPDLPAIPENKTPEPSSFVNPDTSLEDKNSELSAVLTSKVLTAPSLGETKPEPVSVLTPNLSTGRPPTPKLRRETTSKQKTTPKQPATPQQPATPRQQRSRTSPNWSQLQIGFLLICLSTVVSSLYNVAIKAIFFTASNPLGGLPTQQLIFPTLGNIFLILMLRLLVVVPLMLLLSPILHPPIWQELENLFASLRANATPVQNKTKQALFLSVISGCLLFLSQVFIYIAIGEVTTGMAIALFFIYPVMSVFLSWFLFQERPNLMVTGAMAAIFCGELLVLGSQSGGVNNTSLGSTTAILSGIAFAIYVILTRICATKLKLHPVSLTSINFTTMLLLSFICLIIPLPSNLGLAISSSNILELVLSAFILGVLTLCGYLFNNFGIRNLGTPVSSLIGATVPILTVIFAGVMLQESLNIAQVIGVILVTVGAASISLKKTPNQLQPSK from the coding sequence ATGGGGCGATTTGAGAAGCGACCAGAAAACCCACGCATTAGAGGTGAGCTATCCAGAGCCGCAGAAAATGCCCTATGGGATGTAGTTGAGGATTTAGAAAATCTTCAACAAAATCTATTGAGGTCGTTACAGGAAGACGTAAAACGCTTAGAAATTGAAAAAACCAGACTATCTACCGATATTCAAAAGTTAATTGAGGAAAAAGAACAGTTACAACAATCACGGCAAATTACGGAACAGCAAGTATTAATCCGTCAATTAGCAGAAGTTTTAGCCAAACACATATCTTCCCAATTACAATCCTCACTAAAAACTTTAGCTACTCAAGCCGTAGAATATAATCCCTCTGATCTAGTCACGTTGCAAAATGCTCAAATAAATAATAATACAGTTAATGAAATCGGACAGAATGTCACTAATATGCTAGACAGTCTGGATGATAAGGTCACTATTGCCTTTAATTCCCTATTACAAGAACTCAAAAACTATCAAGGTGATCTTTCCCAACAGTTATCACGGATGTATAGCCAACAACAGCAAGGGGAAGCAATATTAGCAGAATTTGTAAATCGTCTCCGCAGTGAAGTAGAAAAAAATCGAGATGCAAACTCTCTCAAGTTAATAACAGGGGGCCCACCCACAGTTTTACAACTAGCTGATAGTCTGCGTGGTGAAGCCATAACTCATCAAAATGGAAATGGGGAAAAATCCTCACAAAAAATCATTGTCGAACCAGTTACTTTAATTCCTCACCAATCCCCACAGGGTGATTCTACATCAGCAGCCAATGCGGTTATATTATCTTCACCAACAGAGAAAAGCCCTAAACCCAGTTCTTTCGTAAATCCAGATTTACCAGCAATACCAGAAAATAAAACCCCTGAACCCAGTTCTTTCGTAAATCCAGATTTACCAGCAATACCAGAAAATAAAACCCCTGAACCCAGTTCTTTCGTAAATCCAGATACATCACTGGAAGACAAAAACTCTGAACTTAGTGCTGTTTTGACTTCTAAAGTATTAACAGCACCATCATTAGGAGAGACAAAACCTGAACCAGTTTCTGTTTTAACTCCTAATTTATCAACAGGACGACCGCCAACACCAAAATTAAGGCGCGAAACAACATCTAAACAAAAAACAACGCCTAAACAACCAGCAACTCCTCAGCAACCAGCAACTCCTAGACAACAAAGATCCCGCACCTCTCCCAACTGGTCACAGTTGCAAATAGGTTTCCTCTTGATCTGTTTGTCTACAGTGGTTTCGTCTCTTTATAATGTAGCAATTAAAGCAATTTTCTTTACAGCTTCTAACCCCTTGGGCGGATTGCCAACCCAACAGTTAATCTTTCCCACATTGGGGAATATTTTCTTAATTTTGATGCTACGCTTATTAGTGGTTGTACCATTAATGTTACTTTTATCGCCGATATTACATCCTCCTATTTGGCAAGAGCTAGAAAATTTATTTGCTTCATTACGGGCAAATGCAACCCCTGTTCAGAACAAAACTAAACAGGCCTTATTTTTGTCAGTAATTAGCGGTTGTTTATTATTTTTATCCCAGGTATTTATTTACATTGCTATCGGTGAAGTCACAACGGGAATGGCGATCGCCCTCTTCTTTATCTATCCAGTGATGAGTGTGTTCCTATCCTGGTTTCTATTTCAGGAACGTCCCAATTTAATGGTAACAGGGGCAATGGCAGCAATTTTTTGTGGTGAATTATTAGTTTTAGGCAGTCAGTCTGGAGGGGTGAATAATACCTCACTAGGAAGCACCACGGCCATTCTGTCCGGGATAGCATTTGCAATTTATGTTATTCTGACGAGAATATGCGCTACTAAACTCAAACTACATCCAGTATCTTTGACTTCAATTAACTTCACTACCATGTTGTTATTAAGTTTTATTTGCTTAATCATCCCTTTACCCAGTAATTTAGGTTTAGCAATTAGCTCATCGAATATCCTGGAATTGGTGTTAAGTGCTTTTATATTAGGTGTTTTGACTTTGTGCGGTTACTTATTCAATAATTTTGGCATTCGTAACCTAGGCACTCCTGTATCCTCTTTAATTGGAGCTACAGTCCCAATTTTAACTGTAATTTTCGCTGGGGTAATGCTACAAGAATCCCTAAATATTGCCCAAGTGATCGGAGTTATCTTGGTTACGGTAGGTGCAGCAAGTATTAGCTTGAAAAAAACACCTAATCAGCTACAACCTAGTAAATGA
- a CDS encoding serine protease yields the protein MKLHKLSHLLLFFILLFPASPIIITGCSSSLFARKPGTLSESELKNVLKEITVKVIVDDKEAASGTIIKKQNGFYTVLTNYHVIENAKSVKIVTPDNQVYPVEFSKVDRQGKRI from the coding sequence ATGAAATTACACAAATTATCCCATCTATTATTATTCTTTATCCTTCTATTTCCCGCTTCTCCCATTATTATCACAGGTTGTAGTTCTTCCCTATTCGCACGCAAACCAGGGACTTTATCAGAATCGGAATTGAAGAATGTCTTAAAAGAAATTACAGTTAAAGTCATTGTTGATGATAAAGAAGCAGCTTCAGGAACTATTATCAAAAAACAAAACGGTTTTTATACTGTTCTCACTAATTATCATGTGATAGAAAATGCTAAATCTGTGAAAATTGTCACTCCAGATAATCAAGTTTATCCCGTTGAATTTTCTAAGGTAGATAGACAGGGGAAACGCATCTAA
- the patX gene encoding heterocyst-inhibiting protein PatX: MRAAISLLVSSLVCGFLAFNCEAVQTRFSALSMAKSDYQLSPLVLNQSFNLADNSKPSPNQPEKPNPHRGSGRRGLDG, encoded by the coding sequence ATGCGTGCTGCCATTTCACTTTTAGTATCGAGTCTGGTATGTGGCTTCTTAGCTTTTAACTGCGAAGCAGTACAGACTCGTTTTTCCGCTCTGTCAATGGCTAAGTCCGATTACCAGCTTTCACCTTTGGTGTTAAACCAGAGTTTCAACCTGGCTGATAACTCCAAACCTAGCCCCAACCAACCCGAAAAACCCAATCCTCATCGAGGTAGTGGTCGTAGAGGATTAGATGGATAA
- a CDS encoding serine/threonine-protein kinase: MNNILRIGTLLRERYKIIDLLSHHTGFGITYKVKDSNHPNQPIRILKQLKKPTASKLDIENLPILQQQEILNQYWQEYLRLFRIETQALGKLGEKHEQIPTIYERFSESGEEFYVQEYIEGHSLSQEFRQNQRLSEEKTISLLIEILEVFEYIQNNPGYAIIHRDIKPDNIIRRSSDNKLVIIDFGLAKEVTVPGIKVGSVLGGTKGYIAPEILLGIVSFSSDIYSIGMIGVFAITGEDPSYTPLLAENWRTKANVRPEFADILNKMICEDYTKRFQTAKEALQALTVSQPIPVPPATPAPPIPWKLILGTISGIILIIGVVMAVISILPKSNDQLIADGKAKSGQLTSSDQKDLISNKTYDVYTFKSDKKQYLTVQIISNDFQPQLTILKPDDKYFNPVSNVGTKDNDFTASIMVEPGTYQFKITSTKAASGNYVIKAWVTDR; this comes from the coding sequence ATGAATAATATCTTGCGAATAGGGACTTTGCTGAGAGAACGTTACAAAATTATCGATCTTTTATCTCATCATACTGGTTTTGGCATTACCTATAAAGTTAAAGACTCTAATCATCCAAATCAACCAATTCGGATTTTAAAACAACTCAAAAAACCTACCGCATCTAAATTAGATATTGAAAATTTACCTATTTTACAACAGCAAGAAATATTAAATCAATATTGGCAAGAATATTTAAGGCTGTTCAGAATAGAAACGCAAGCATTAGGTAAACTTGGTGAGAAACATGAACAAATTCCCACAATTTATGAACGATTTTCAGAAAGTGGGGAAGAATTTTATGTCCAGGAATATATTGAAGGACATTCTTTAAGTCAAGAATTCAGACAAAATCAAAGATTATCAGAAGAAAAGACGATATCTTTATTAATTGAGATTCTAGAAGTCTTTGAGTACATTCAAAATAATCCTGGTTATGCAATTATTCATCGAGACATCAAACCGGATAATATTATTCGCAGAAGTAGCGATAATAAATTAGTTATCATTGATTTCGGTTTAGCGAAAGAAGTAACTGTTCCGGGAATAAAAGTAGGTTCAGTTCTGGGAGGAACAAAAGGATATATTGCACCAGAAATATTATTGGGAATAGTATCTTTTTCCAGTGATATTTATTCTATTGGTATGATTGGAGTTTTTGCTATTACTGGAGAAGATCCCAGTTATACACCTTTATTAGCTGAAAATTGGCGAACAAAAGCAAATGTACGTCCTGAATTTGCTGATATTTTAAATAAAATGATTTGTGAGGATTATACAAAACGCTTTCAAACCGCCAAAGAAGCCTTACAAGCATTAACAGTAAGTCAACCAATTCCAGTACCTCCAGCAACTCCAGCGCCTCCAATTCCCTGGAAATTAATTCTTGGCACTATTTCAGGAATCATCCTCATTATCGGTGTAGTTATGGCTGTCATATCCATATTACCCAAATCTAATGATCAACTAATAGCTGATGGTAAAGCCAAATCAGGACAACTAACATCATCAGATCAAAAGGATTTAATCAGTAATAAAACTTATGATGTTTATACATTTAAAAGTGATAAAAAACAATATTTAACAGTGCAAATAATCAGCAATGATTTTCAACCACAACTCACCATTCTCAAACCAGATGATAAATATTTTAATCCTGTATCTAATGTAGGAACAAAGGATAATGATTTCACCGCTTCTATTATGGTAGAACCGGGTACTTATCAATTTAAAATTACATCAACAAAAGCAGCAAGTGGTAATTATGTAATTAAAGCTTGGGTGACAGATAGGTAA
- a CDS encoding COP23 domain-containing protein, with protein sequence MKSYQWLLFPTLLILNLTLTACEKSEEVVFSCETDGNGEPVTKVKYQDKTRDLIEWKRTNFVKAGFPSQRRCEEVTPKLQTAYDNGSLKDLTWGYSEAENNPNKRFKSLCTTTGKDCHTLILTLLESDDADVELKAFTAVLNGDASQAYQNSSCAVKNGNNLTCTVDIFKVFKEK encoded by the coding sequence ATGAAAAGTTATCAGTGGCTATTATTCCCGACTCTGCTCATTTTAAACCTCACATTAACAGCGTGTGAAAAATCTGAAGAGGTTGTTTTCTCCTGTGAAACAGACGGTAATGGAGAACCTGTTACCAAAGTTAAATACCAAGACAAAACGCGAGATTTAATAGAGTGGAAACGCACGAATTTTGTAAAAGCAGGTTTTCCTTCTCAACGAAGATGTGAGGAAGTAACACCAAAATTACAAACTGCTTATGATAATGGAAGTTTGAAAGATTTAACTTGGGGTTATTCAGAAGCTGAAAATAATCCTAATAAAAGATTTAAATCTTTATGTACGACAACTGGAAAAGATTGTCATACTTTGATTTTAACATTATTAGAATCAGATGATGCTGATGTGGAATTAAAAGCTTTTACTGCGGTGTTAAATGGTGATGCTTCCCAAGCATATCAAAATTCTTCCTGTGCGGTGAAAAATGGCAATAATTTAACTTGTACTGTTGATATATTCAAGGTATTTAAGGAGAAATAA
- a CDS encoding inorganic phosphate transporter has protein sequence MDIRTTTVALLAFYVAWNLGANDVANAMGTSVGSGAITLKQAIIIAGVLEFLGAVLFGQEVTSTLGTKIANPALFVTTPQTLVMGMIAVLLTAGIWLQIATARGLPVSSSHAIVGAIAGFSWVALGIEAIDWSSIGLITIGWILTPIISGAIAAGFYSLIQHWIFNQPQPLSQLQEWIPWLSTLLLSVFGIIVLPTITQPLSQFLLTEGKFNIPAHDITLFTGGIAVLSLTLISWRQLANSQIDNKIQGLFAKFQVLSACFVAFAHGSNDVGNAIAPLAVISYINQQGKVPSDQLTIPLWILVLGAMGIVAGLAVWGKKVIATIGENIISLEPSGGFCAELATAITILIASRLGLPVSTSHALVGGVVGIGLVQNIKSIKFATIQNIAAAWLITVPISAALSATIFTLMAIFWQ, from the coding sequence ATGGACATACGAACCACGACAGTCGCCCTCCTAGCCTTCTACGTCGCCTGGAATTTGGGTGCAAATGATGTTGCTAATGCGATGGGAACTTCTGTGGGTTCTGGGGCTATTACACTCAAACAGGCAATCATTATTGCTGGGGTGTTAGAGTTTCTGGGCGCTGTCTTGTTTGGACAAGAGGTAACATCTACCCTTGGCACGAAAATCGCTAATCCAGCCTTATTTGTGACGACACCACAAACTTTAGTGATGGGAATGATAGCGGTACTGCTAACGGCTGGGATATGGCTACAAATTGCTACAGCTAGGGGTTTACCTGTGTCTTCGTCTCATGCCATTGTGGGAGCGATCGCTGGCTTTAGTTGGGTAGCTTTAGGAATAGAAGCAATAGATTGGTCATCCATTGGTTTAATTACCATTGGCTGGATTTTAACACCAATAATTAGTGGCGCGATCGCCGCTGGGTTTTATAGTCTAATTCAACACTGGATTTTTAACCAACCCCAGCCCCTATCCCAGTTACAGGAATGGATTCCCTGGTTAAGTACATTGCTATTGAGTGTATTTGGAATTATCGTTCTTCCGACAATCACTCAACCTCTGAGCCAGTTCTTACTCACAGAGGGAAAATTTAATATTCCTGCTCACGACATTACCCTATTTACAGGGGGAATCGCCGTATTGTCCCTGACTTTGATCAGTTGGCGACAATTGGCAAATAGTCAAATTGACAATAAAATTCAAGGTTTATTTGCGAAATTTCAAGTTTTGAGTGCTTGTTTCGTGGCCTTTGCTCATGGTTCTAATGATGTTGGTAATGCGATCGCCCCCCTAGCAGTAATTTCCTACATTAATCAACAAGGTAAAGTCCCCAGTGATCAACTCACCATTCCCCTCTGGATTCTAGTTCTCGGTGCGATGGGGATTGTCGCAGGTTTAGCAGTTTGGGGTAAAAAAGTTATCGCTACCATCGGCGAAAATATTATTTCCTTAGAACCTAGTGGCGGATTTTGTGCCGAACTGGCCACAGCCATCACCATCTTAATAGCTTCCCGCTTAGGTTTACCCGTTTCCACCTCCCACGCCCTTGTCGGTGGAGTTGTGGGTATTGGACTGGTACAGAACATTAAATCAATAAAATTTGCTACTATCCAAAATATCGCTGCGGCCTGGTTAATTACAGTCCCCATCAGTGCCGCCCTGAGTGCCACTATTTTTACCCTCATGGCAATTTTCTGGCAGTGA
- a CDS encoding FAD-dependent oxidoreductase, producing MMNQTYTTDVLVVGGGTGGTAAAIQAARRGVKTILVSEFPWLGGMLTSAGVSAPDGNELQSLQTGLWGAFLQELQRRQPGGLDHSWVSFFSYDPRIGAEIFADWVRELPNLQWISGQVPLAVLRTQDCITGVRFADFTVNAKIILDGTELGDLLALGEVPHRWGWELQSEWGEPSAPANFNSLTQTYPVQAPTWVVVMEDFGENTAPAILPAPNYDPSQFTGAWDNYSPEKFLNYGRLPADRFMINWPIAGNDYCQNANRLLDSVKKREFVQECYWHSQNFAHFIQTQFGRRYGLAENLFPHPNSAFALHPYYRESRRLVGLTTVCERDILPLANSNTALPFSDAIAVGNYANDHHYPGVEFSLQPKSIRWGGRWTGTPFTIPYRALVPATTDGLLVCEKNISVSHIANGATRLQPVVMGIGQAAGMAASLCIVLECQPRDLPVKSLQAALLTDDDAPSPIVPLFNLLTNHPDWLYWQTYYLDHPEAYPADGNCPCILVDEDNKLNLDCFTGKFQRLGEQNYQFNITNHTNLTTTNWQLVTLKSDIDQQLQALTPEKILKIWGRPNFSGNWLLVEHLEEV from the coding sequence ATTATGAATCAAACCTATACAACAGATGTCCTAGTAGTCGGTGGAGGCACTGGTGGAACAGCGGCCGCTATCCAAGCAGCACGACGGGGTGTAAAAACAATCCTTGTGAGTGAATTTCCCTGGTTAGGAGGAATGCTAACCTCTGCCGGTGTATCTGCACCAGACGGAAACGAATTACAGTCCCTTCAAACTGGTTTATGGGGAGCTTTTTTACAGGAATTGCAACGCAGACAACCAGGAGGATTAGATCATAGTTGGGTCAGCTTTTTCAGTTATGATCCGCGGATAGGTGCAGAAATATTTGCCGACTGGGTGCGAGAATTACCGAATCTTCAGTGGATTTCGGGACAAGTGCCATTAGCAGTGTTGCGAACCCAAGACTGTATCACAGGTGTCCGCTTTGCAGATTTCACCGTCAACGCCAAAATTATTCTTGATGGTACAGAATTAGGAGACTTATTAGCATTAGGAGAAGTACCTCACCGCTGGGGTTGGGAATTGCAGTCAGAATGGGGAGAACCCAGCGCACCAGCAAATTTTAACTCCCTGACCCAAACCTATCCAGTCCAAGCACCGACTTGGGTAGTAGTCATGGAAGACTTTGGCGAAAATACCGCCCCAGCAATTCTTCCAGCCCCTAACTATGATCCATCTCAGTTTACAGGAGCTTGGGATAACTATAGTCCAGAAAAATTTTTGAACTATGGACGCTTACCAGCAGATCGATTTATGATTAACTGGCCTATTGCGGGCAACGATTACTGCCAAAATGCCAATCGGTTGCTAGACTCAGTGAAAAAGCGCGAATTTGTGCAAGAATGTTATTGGCACAGTCAGAATTTTGCCCATTTCATTCAAACCCAGTTTGGTAGGCGTTACGGATTAGCAGAAAACCTGTTTCCCCATCCTAACTCCGCCTTTGCCCTCCATCCCTATTATCGGGAAAGTCGCCGCCTAGTAGGCTTGACAACTGTTTGTGAACGGGATATTTTGCCTTTAGCCAACAGTAATACCGCATTACCATTTTCTGATGCTATCGCTGTTGGTAACTATGCCAACGATCACCATTATCCTGGTGTAGAGTTCTCACTGCAACCTAAATCTATCCGCTGGGGTGGAAGATGGACAGGAACACCCTTCACTATCCCCTATCGCGCCCTGGTCCCTGCTACTACAGATGGTTTGCTAGTTTGTGAAAAAAACATTTCCGTTTCCCACATCGCTAACGGCGCTACTAGACTTCAACCAGTAGTCATGGGAATTGGACAAGCGGCAGGTATGGCAGCTTCTCTTTGTATTGTGCTAGAATGTCAACCCAGGGATTTACCAGTGAAGAGTTTGCAGGCTGCATTATTGACAGACGACGATGCACCTAGCCCAATTGTTCCCTTGTTTAACTTATTAACTAATCATCCCGATTGGTTGTACTGGCAAACTTATTATTTAGATCACCCAGAAGCTTATCCTGCCGATGGTAACTGTCCTTGTATTTTAGTCGATGAAGATAATAAATTAAATCTCGACTGCTTTACAGGCAAATTCCAACGACTGGGTGAGCAAAATTACCAATTTAATATTACAAATCACACCAATTTAACTACAACAAATTGGCAACTTGTGACGTTGAAATCTGATATAGACCAACAACTGCAAGCTTTGACCCCAGAAAAAATACTCAAGATTTGGGGGCGACCAAATTTCTCTGGAAATTGGTTACTTGTTGAGCATCTTGAAGAAGTATAA